One Magnetospirillum sp. 15-1 genomic window, CCCACCTTCTGGGCGCCGTTCTCCCTGGTGGGCGATGGCGGCGGGGGGCGCGGAGCGGGACAATAAGCCGGCGGAATTCATGCCGGTTGACAGGGTGTGGCCCCACCCCCAACCTTCGTCGGGGGGCAGGATGAACAGCCGCATGAACAATGCGGCCGTGCTTCCGCTCGAACTCTTTGATTATACTAAATTTATTCAACGGAAGGCTCCGCCATGGCCATCGACCGATCGCTTACCAATGTGGAGCGGACCTTTCAGTGGGACGACGTCATCGTCTCCAAGACCGATTTGACAGGAAAAATTACCTACGCTAACGACGTTTTCCTGGGGATCAGCGGCTATACCGAGGAGGAACTTCTCGGGGCGCCCCATTCGATCCTGCGGCATCCGGCCATGCCGCGTTGCGTCTTCAAATTCCTGTGGGATCGCATCGCCGCCGGCCACGAGGTCTTCGCCTATGTGCTGAACCGGGCCAAAAACGGCGATCATTACTGGGTGTTCGCCCATGTGACGCCCTGCTACGACCGGACCGGCAAGATGGTGGGCTACCACTCCAACCGCCGCGTCCCCAAGCCCGAGGCGGTGGCCACCGTCAAGCCGCTCTACGAGACCCTGCTGGGCATCGAGAACAGCGCCGCCGACCGCAAGCAGGGCGTGGAGCAATCCTTCGCCGCCCTGGTCAAGACCATCGGCGATCTCGGATTCGACAGCTATGACCGTCTGGTCATGACCATCAGCCGGTAGGAGAGAAAAGCATGTCCAATCCGTCGCTGCGTGGCCGGACCAATACCGCCGCCTTTCTGGTCGGCTCGGCGGTCGCCGTCATCGTGCTGGTCGCCCTCGCCGCCGTCTGGCGCCTGTTCGCCGCCGAGGGCGGGGCCGGTTTCGCCATCGGCGCGCTGGTGGTGCTGGGTCTGGCCGGGCTGTTCCTGCTGGCGGTGTCGCTGTCGGCCTTCCGCGAGGTGGGCGCCGTGCTCGGCCTGATCGAACGCGGCGCCGCCACCGCCCAGCAGGCCGCCCAGGGCGATCTCAACATCCGGGTGCTGCGCATCGGCCGCAAGGACGAGCTGGGCCGCATGATGAACGGCCTCAACCATGTCCTCGACCTCACCGAGGAATTCGCCAAGGACACCGGCGCCGCCATGAAGCG contains:
- a CDS encoding PAS domain-containing protein, giving the protein MAIDRSLTNVERTFQWDDVIVSKTDLTGKITYANDVFLGISGYTEEELLGAPHSILRHPAMPRCVFKFLWDRIAAGHEVFAYVLNRAKNGDHYWVFAHVTPCYDRTGKMVGYHSNRRVPKPEAVATVKPLYETLLGIENSAADRKQGVEQSFAALVKTIGDLGFDSYDRLVMTISR